In Elephas maximus indicus isolate mEleMax1 chromosome 4, mEleMax1 primary haplotype, whole genome shotgun sequence, a genomic segment contains:
- the LOC126076066 gene encoding DNA dC->dU-editing enzyme APOBEC-3B-like, giving the protein MSSSPQTPGTRKPMKTLCPDTFTSEFENLHKADGRNSTYLCFEVKTNTLPSPDFPDSGIFQNQDQPPGHHAELVFLAWFFKRLRLGECYQVTWYISWSPCSRCADQVANFLKSHGTVRLRILASRLYFSKKLENRRGLHRLSQARAEVKIMSLKDFEYCWENFVNHEEKPFQPWMNLDKNSEDWNAELKNIHRSSESRSQNGQFGSTLPPQEYGRGERNPRDLLTEGIFYQQFNNKHKLKKPYYKRKTYLCYELNGLQPVKGCFHYEEGHHAESQFIEEIGSMGLDQGRLYFITCYFTWSPCHSCARKLVSFVKGNSHLCLKIYTSRLYYHWIWKYIQGLQHLQNSDVPVTVMTDREFEYCWKNFVDNKGMPFEPWEKLDSYSKNIEERLKRILEKRSTPDDLNEVFRNLYL; this is encoded by the exons ATGTCCAGCTCACCGCAGACTCCAGGAACCAG AAAGCCAATGAAGACTTTATGTCCAGATACATTCACTTCTGAGTTTGAAAACCTACATAAAGCCGATGGCCGGAATTCCACCTACCTGTGCTTCGAAGTGAAAACAAATACTCTGCCCTCACCTGACTTCCCTGACTCTGGGATTTTTCAAAACCAG GACCAGCCTCCAGGCCACCATGCAGAACTGGTCTTCCTCGCTTGGTTCTTCAAGCGACTCCGCCTTGGAGAGTGCTACCAAGTCACCTGGTACATATCCTGGAGCCCCTGCTCCCGCTGCGCGGACCAAGTGGCCAACTTCCTGAAGTCACACGGCACCGTGAGGCTTCGCATCCTTGCCTCCCGCCTCTACTTCTCCAAGAAACTAGAGAACAGACGAGGGCTCCACAGGCTGTCGCAGGCAAGGGCGGAGGTCAAAATCATGTCTCTTAAAG ACTTTGAATATTGTTGGGAAAACTTTGTGAACCATGAGGAAAAGCCATTCCAGCCTTGGATGAACCTGGATAAAAATTCTGAGGACTGGAACGCTGAGCTTAAGAACATTCACAG GTCATCAGAATCAAGGAGTCAAAATGGCCAGTTCGGAAGCACTCTTCCGCCTCAAGAATATGGACGAGGAGAAAG AAACCCAAGGGACCTGTTAACAGAAGGCATATTCTACCAGCAATTTAACAATAAGCACAAGCTCAAAAAGCCCTACTATAAGAGGAAGACCTACTTGTGCTACGAGCTGAATGGCCTCCAACCCGTCAAAGGCTGCTTTCACTACGAG GAAGGTCACCATGCGGAAAGTCAGTTTATTGAAGAGATAGGTTCCATGGGCCTGGACCAAGGCAGGCTCTACTTCATCACCTGCTACTTCACGTGGAGCCCCTGTCACAGCTGTGCTCGGAAACTGGTCAGTTTTGTAAAGGGCAACTCCCACCTGTGCCTGAAAATTTACACCTCCCGCCTCTACTACCACTGGATCTGGAAGTATATCCAGGGGCTGCAGCATCTGCAGAATTCCGATGTCCCTGTGACTGTCATGACCGACAGAG AGTTTGAGTACTGCTGGAAAAACTTTGTGGACAACAAAGGGATGCCCTTTGAACCCTGGGAGAAGCTGGATTCATACAGTAAGAACATAGAAGAACGGCTCAAGAGAATCCTGGAG aAACGCTCGACTCCGGATGATTTAAATGAAGTCTTTAGGAATTTGTATCTTTGA